One region of Spiroplasma endosymbiont of Asaphidion curtum genomic DNA includes:
- a CDS encoding helix-turn-helix transcriptional regulator: METLIKKMRLRNGLTQTQLAKMVGVKKQPTISRLEADASHISWGLISKVLIDFLHYLFIKQNSYKIYLK; the protein is encoded by the coding sequence ATGGAAACTTTAATTAAAAAAATGCGTTTAAGAAATGGTTTAACACAGACCCAATTAGCAAAAATGGTTGGGGTAAAAAAACAACCAACCATTAGTAGATTAGAGGCTGATGCTAGTCATATATCATGAGGTCTTATTTCAAAAGTTTTAATAGACTTCTTGCATTACTTATTTATTAAACAAAATTCCTATAAAATATATTTAAAATAG
- a CDS encoding YigZ family protein, with protein MQVIDDALHKIEYTIKNSRFICLIKYVTTEKEAWQFINQYLNPKATHNCYCYITNNNKIQKYDDDKEPIRTAGFAMLTYLQKQNITNIVVLNIRYFGKILLGKSRLIHAYKFGLQKLFLNLKLYTLEIIYEYTISFPYEHQKLINKIIKEHQGNIIKQLYSRLGT; from the coding sequence ATGCAAGTGATTGATGATGCCCTTCACAAAATTGAATATACAATTAAAAATTCGCGTTTTATTTGTCTTATTAAATATGTTACCACTGAAAAAGAAGCTTGACAATTCATTAATCAATATTTAAACCCCAAAGCGACTCACAATTGTTATTGCTATATTACCAATAATAATAAAATCCAAAAATATGATGACGATAAAGAACCAATAAGAACCGCAGGATTTGCAATGCTTACTTATTTACAAAAACAAAACATTACCAATATCGTTGTTTTAAACATTCGCTATTTTGGAAAAATTCTTTTAGGAAAATCACGATTAATTCACGCCTATAAATTTGGATTACAAAAATTATTTTTAAACCTTAAATTATATACCCTAGAAATAATTTATGAATATACAATTTCTTTCCCATATGAACACCAAAAACTAATTAATAAAATTATTAAAGAACATCAAGGCAATATTATTAAGCAATTATATAGTAGACTTGGTACATAA
- a CDS encoding IS5 family transposase (programmed frameshift), whose protein sequence is MKFDKFNFINDKELLRLTGIKQSTFNKMLNILKEAELKKFKRGGKNNKLSLENRLLMTLSYWREYRTYFHLGKSFDISEASCYRNIKWIEDILIKHPDFQQLAGKKALINDYFNDKTIIIDATETPIQRPKKTQKQSYSGKKKKHTIKTQVIIEKESKIIIATNFSLGKKHDFCLFKESKIPILKNTKLIVDNGYQGIQKIHSNVLIPKKKTKKNPLNKEQKHNNKLISKMRIIIENIFAILKKFKIITEKYRNRRKRFSLRFNLIASIYNLQL, encoded by the exons ATGAAATTTGATAAATTTAATTTTATTAATGATAAAGAATTATTACGATTAACTGGAATAAAGCAAAGTACTTTTAATAAAATGTTAAATATTTTAAAAGAAGCTGAGTTAAAAAAGTTTAAAAGAGGTGGTAAAAATAATAAATTATCATTAGAAAATAGATTATTGATGACTTTATCATATTGACGAGAATATCGTACTTATTTTCATCTTGGTAAAAGTTTTGATATTAGTGAAGCTAGTTGTTATCGAAATATCAAGTGAATTGAAGATATTTTAATCAAACATCCTGATTTTCAACAACTTGCTGGTAAAAAAGCATTAATAAATGATTATTTTAATGATAAAACAATTATTATTGATGCTACAGAAACACCCATTCAACGCCCAAAAAAGAC ACAAAAACAATCTTATTCAGGAAAAAAGAAAAAACACACTATTAAAACACAAGTAATTATTGAAAAAGAAAGCAAAATAATTATTGCAACAAATTTTTCTCTCGGTAAAAAGCATGATTTTTGTTTATTTAAAGAATCAAAAATCCCAATTTTAAAAAATACTAAATTAATAGTTGATAATGGTTATCAAGGAATACAAAAAATTCATAGTAATGTTCTAATACCTAAGAAAAAAACAAAGAAAAACCCTTTAAATAAAGAACAAAAACATAATAATAAATTAATTTCAAAAATGAGAATTATTATTGAAAATATTTTTGCTATTCTTAAAAAATTTAAAATTATTACTGAAAAATATCGTAATCGTAGAAAACGATTTAGTTTAAGATTTAATTTAATTGCTTCAATTTATAATTTGCAATTATAG
- a CDS encoding IS5 family transposase (programmed frameshift) codes for MLRLTGIKQSTFNKMLNILKEAELKKFKRGGKNNKLSLENRLLMTLSYWREYRTYFHLGKSFDISEASCYRNIKWIEDILIKHPDFQQLAGKKALINDYFNDKTIIIDATETPIQRPKKGQKQSYSGKKKKHTIKTQVIIEKESKIIIATNFSLGKKHDFCLFKESKIPILKNTKLIVDNGYQGIQKIHSNVLIPKKKTKKNPLNKEQKHNNKLISKMRIIIENIFAILKKFKIITEKYRNRRKRFSLRFNLIASIYNLQL; via the exons TTATTACGATTAACTGGAATAAAGCAAAGTACTTTTAATAAAATGTTAAATATTTTAAAAGAAGCTGAGTTAAAAAAGTTTAAAAGAGGTGGTAAAAATAATAAATTATCATTAGAAAATAGATTATTGATGACTTTATCATATTGACGAGAATATCGTACTTATTTTCATCTTGGTAAAAGTTTTGATATTAGTGAAGCTAGTTGTTATCGAAATATCAAGTGAATTGAAGATATTTTAATCAAACATCCTGATTTTCAACAACTTGCTGGTAAAAAAGCATTAATAAATGATTATTTTAATGATAAAACAATTATTATTGATGCTACAGAAACACCCATTCAACGCCCAAAAAAAG GACAAAAACAATCTTATTCAGGAAAAAAGAAAAAACACACTATTAAAACACAAGTAATTATTGAAAAAGAAAGCAAAATAATTATTGCAACAAATTTTTCTCTCGGTAAAAAGCATGATTTTTGTTTATTTAAAGAATCAAAAATCCCAATTTTAAAAAATACTAAATTAATAGTTGATAATGGTTATCAAGGAATACAAAAAATTCATAGTAATGTTCTAATACCTAAGAAAAAAACAAAGAAAAACCCTTTAAATAAAGAACAAAAACATAATAATAAATTAATTTCAAAAATGAGAATTATTATTGAAAATATTTTTGCTATTCTTAAAAAATTTAAAATTATTACTGAAAAATATCGTAATCGTAGAAAACGATTTAGTTTAAGATTTAATTTAATTGCTTCAATTTATAATTTGCAATTATAG
- a CDS encoding transposase family protein — MKFDKFNFINDKELLRLTGIKQSTFNKMLNILKEAELKKFKRGGKNNKLSLENRLLMTLSYWREYRTYFHLGKSFDISEASCYRNIKWIEDILIKHPDFQQLAGKKALINRLLALLIKIITNYL, encoded by the coding sequence ATGAAATTTGATAAATTTAATTTTATTAATGATAAAGAATTATTACGATTAACTGGAATAAAGCAAAGTACTTTTAATAAAATGTTAAATATTTTAAAAGAAGCTGAGTTAAAAAAGTTTAAAAGAGGTGGTAAAAATAATAAATTATCATTAGAAAATAGATTATTGATGACTTTATCATATTGACGAGAATATCGTACTTATTTTCATCTTGGTAAAAGTTTTGATATTAGTGAAGCTAGTTGTTATCGAAATATCAAGTGAATTGAAGATATTTTAATCAAACATCCTGATTTTCAACAACTTGCTGGTAAAAAAGCATTAATAAATAGACTTCTTGCATTACTTATTAAAATAATTACAAATTATTTGTAA
- a CDS encoding IS30 family transposase yields MTVGHWEGDIVVSSRGKSKSCLITLVERTSRFTLAMLVENRTTKVVNENISHYLSILPNNLVKTITFDRGKEFSNWQQLEKNLNVKIYFANAYSPWQRGTNENTNGLIREKFPKKFNFSNTTKNAVHKFILSLNQRPRKILNYLSPIEYLVRKII; encoded by the coding sequence ATAACTGTTGGTCATTGAGAAGGTGATATTGTAGTATCATCACGAGGTAAAAGTAAATCATGTTTAATAACTTTAGTTGAAAGAACATCAAGATTTACTTTAGCAATGTTAGTTGAAAATAGAACTACTAAAGTTGTTAACGAAAACATTAGCCATTATTTATCAATTCTTCCAAATAATCTTGTTAAGACTATAACATTTGATAGGGGTAAAGAATTTTCTAATTGACAACAACTTGAAAAAAATTTAAATGTGAAAATTTATTTTGCTAATGCGTATTCGCCTTGACAAAGAGGTACTAATGAAAATACTAATGGTTTAATTAGAGAAAAATTTCCTAAAAAATTTAATTTTTCAAATACTACTAAAAATGCAGTTCATAAATTTATATTGTCTTTAAACCAAAGACCAAGAAAAATACTAAATTATCTTTCACCAATCGAATATTTGGTTAGAAAAATAATTTAG
- a CDS encoding integrase core domain-containing protein — MKYIISQADLADLKAKAQSWLSSNCRNPYYYKTKKRITAYLNLCTYFYIEETTLTKLIKKYFKNATKTFYRWAEKIMTAYYSDNLDLLLFKTTKPQNLNYQYSLNSREKVCDLYFDYKNLQAGGIWSLFNNLKIGFHGVKNSEVPKNIKTFYRWIKSDPRWKELKQQIKQTKRHFKRYEVSEIGLLQMDAKIITTSNFPVDKKYYIYDFIDEMTRIVFGYVYDSLGTNNAINAVQRAMKDFGELGITIKRLRTDNAPEFITTNWSNKKAYKVKERPFTTFLSRSGIVHETTPIRSPQSNGKIERFHQHYNKLFYSKDKKLNQNELQHYLNKYYYFYNFERPHSSLNTKTPFQTLQIFIKNNLRKFT, encoded by the coding sequence ATGAAATATATTATTTCCCAAGCCGATTTAGCAGATTTAAAAGCAAAAGCACAAAGTTGATTAAGTTCTAATTGTCGTAATCCTTATTACTATAAAACTAAAAAACGCATTACTGCCTATTTAAATTTATGTACTTATTTTTATATTGAAGAAACAACTTTAACAAAACTTATTAAAAAATATTTTAAGAATGCAACGAAAACCTTTTATCGCTGGGCGGAAAAAATTATGACCGCTTATTATTCTGATAATTTAGATTTGTTATTGTTTAAAACTACAAAACCACAAAATCTTAATTATCAATATAGTTTAAATTCTCGTGAAAAAGTATGTGATTTATATTTTGATTACAAAAATCTTCAAGCCGGCGGAATATGGTCTTTATTTAATAATTTAAAAATCGGTTTTCACGGTGTCAAAAATTCAGAAGTTCCGAAAAACATCAAAACTTTTTATCGCTGAATTAAATCTGACCCTCGTTGAAAAGAATTAAAACAACAAATCAAACAAACGAAACGCCATTTTAAGCGTTATGAAGTCTCCGAAATTGGTCTTTTACAAATGGATGCCAAAATTATTACCACATCAAATTTTCCGGTTGATAAAAAATATTACATTTATGATTTCATTGACGAAATGACACGCATAGTATTTGGTTATGTTTATGATAGTTTAGGAACTAACAATGCTATTAATGCTGTACAAAGAGCAATGAAAGATTTCGGCGAACTTGGTATAACCATTAAACGCCTTCGTACTGACAATGCTCCTGAATTTATTACTACTAATTGAAGCAATAAAAAAGCATATAAAGTAAAAGAAAGGCCTTTTACAACCTTTCTTTCTAGGAGCGGAATTGTTCACGAAACGACACCAATTCGTTCGCCTCAATCTAATGGGAAGATTGAACGATTCCATCAGCATTATAACAAATTATTTTATTCTAAGGATAAAAAATTAAATCAAAACGAACTTCAACATTATTTAAACAAATATTATTACTTTTATAACTTTGAACGCCCTCATTCATCATTAAACACTAAAACTCCTTTTCAAACATTACAAATATTTATAAAAAATAATTTACGAAAATTTACATAA
- the thyA gene encoding thymidylate synthase — protein MEQYLSLCRQILEKGQNKPNRTLIDTISFFGYQMRFDLQKGFPLLTTKKVYLKAVIYELLWFIKGDTNIRTLVQNNVNIWNEWPYKKYQNSPDFKGEQLQDFIFKIKNDEQFAKKYGDLGPVYGKQWRNFNGIDQLKNLEKQLKDNPHSRRHILSSWNPEEIEEMALPPCHTLFQFYVTADNKLSCQLYQRSADVFLGVPFNIASYALLTYMLASVCGYEVGDFVHTIGDAHIYTNHLEQINEQLTRTPKKICKLIINRSVTSIFDFEYEDFSLLDYESHPAIKGQVAV, from the coding sequence ATGGAGCAGTATTTAAGTTTATGTCGTCAGATATTAGAAAAAGGTCAAAATAAACCTAATCGTACCCTTATTGATACAATTAGTTTTTTTGGTTATCAAATGCGGTTTGATTTACAAAAAGGTTTTCCACTATTAACAACAAAAAAAGTATATTTAAAAGCTGTTATTTATGAATTATTATGATTTATTAAAGGTGATACTAACATTAGAACTTTAGTACAAAATAATGTTAATATTTGAAATGAGTGACCTTATAAAAAATATCAAAATTCACCTGATTTTAAAGGTGAACAATTACAAGATTTTATTTTTAAAATTAAAAATGATGAGCAATTTGCTAAAAAATATGGTGATTTAGGTCCGGTTTATGGTAAACAATGGCGAAATTTTAATGGTATTGATCAATTAAAAAATTTAGAAAAGCAATTAAAAGATAATCCACATTCACGAAGACATATTTTATCTAGTTGAAATCCTGAGGAAATTGAAGAAATGGCATTACCGCCTTGTCATACATTATTTCAATTTTATGTTACTGCTGACAATAAATTATCTTGTCAGTTATATCAAAGAAGTGCTGATGTATTTTTAGGTGTTCCTTTTAATATTGCTAGTTATGCTTTATTAACTTATATGCTAGCATCTGTTTGTGGGTATGAAGTTGGTGATTTTGTGCATACAATTGGTGATGCGCATATTTATACTAATCATTTAGAACAAATAAATGAACAATTAACAAGAACTCCAAAAAAAATATGCAAATTAATAATTAATCGTTCAGTAACTTCAATTTTTGATTTTGAATATGAAGATTTTTCATTATTAGATTATGAATCACATCCGGCGATAAAAGGACAAGTGGCAGTTTAA
- a CDS encoding IS30 family transposase: MGYKHLGIYERIYIENQLKFKVKISEIAKNLNRSISTIIREVNRNKDSNHYFSLIAQNKAENRKQSHVYFHKFKNRELVKYVQQKLLLGWSPEQIYGRIKNFHKEWIISFKTIYNWIYSGLLEKVTNKNLRRKGKKRKSQENRGKFNGKSIKERNINVNNRITVGHWEGDTVVSSRGKSKSCLITLVERTSRFTLAMLVENRTTKVVNENISHYLSILPNNLVKTITFDRGKEFSNWQQLEKNLNVKIYFANAYSPWQRGTNENTNGLIREKFPKKFNFSNTTKNAVHKFILSLNQRPRKILNYLSPIEYLVRKII; this comes from the coding sequence ATGGGTTACAAACATCTTGGCATATATGAAAGAATTTATATTGAGAATCAATTGAAGTTTAAAGTAAAAATTAGTGAAATAGCTAAAAATCTTAATCGAAGTATTAGTACTATTATTCGAGAAGTCAATAGAAATAAAGATAGTAATCATTATTTTTCATTAATTGCACAAAATAAAGCAGAAAACAGAAAACAATCACATGTTTATTTTCATAAGTTTAAAAATAGAGAATTAGTAAAATATGTACAACAAAAATTACTATTAGGTTGATCGCCTGAACAAATTTATGGCAGAATTAAAAATTTTCATAAAGAATGAATTATTAGTTTTAAAACAATTTACAATTGAATTTATTCTGGATTACTTGAAAAAGTTACTAATAAAAATTTAAGAAGAAAAGGTAAGAAACGAAAATCTCAAGAAAATCGCGGTAAATTTAATGGTAAATCAATTAAAGAACGAAATATTAATGTTAATAATCGTATAACTGTTGGTCATTGAGAAGGTGATACTGTAGTATCATCACGAGGTAAAAGTAAATCATGTTTAATAACTTTAGTTGAAAGAACATCAAGATTTACTTTAGCAATGTTAGTTGAAAATAGAACTACTAAAGTTGTTAACGAAAACATTAGCCATTATTTATCAATTCTTCCAAATAATCTTGTTAAGACTATAACATTTGATAGGGGTAAAGAATTTTCTAATTGACAACAACTTGAAAAAAATTTAAATGTGAAAATTTATTTTGCTAATGCGTATTCGCCTTGACAAAGAGGTACTAATGAAAATACTAATGGTTTAATTAGAGAAAAATTTCCTAAAAAATTTAATTTTTCAAATACTACTAAAAATGCAGTTCATAAATTTATATTGTCTTTAAACCAAAGACCAAGAAAAATACTAAATTATCTTTCACCAATCGAATATTTGGTTAGAAAAATAATTTAG
- a CDS encoding DUF402 domain-containing protein, which produces MKNTLITGQKVLIHAYKHNGEIYRSWAHAIVLEETKNYLILVNEAVIVTEVNGRKWKTHEPAIWFFSKNRWYNIISMLKDNGIHYYCNIASPFTYDGKAIKFIDYDIDIKVFPDGYTKILDLKEFGRNKINWNYPENLQNIIWNEIEKLKIQIKDKDDLFHEKTVLNHWNNYQNNFK; this is translated from the coding sequence ATGAAAAACACACTTATAACAGGTCAAAAAGTTTTAATTCATGCCTATAAACATAATGGTGAAATATATCGTTCTTGGGCTCACGCTATTGTTTTAGAAGAAACTAAAAATTATTTAATTTTAGTAAATGAAGCCGTTATTGTTACTGAGGTTAATGGTCGGAAGTGAAAAACTCATGAACCGGCTATTTGGTTCTTTTCTAAGAACCGCTGATATAATATTATTTCAATGTTAAAAGATAATGGTATTCATTACTATTGTAATATTGCTAGTCCTTTTACTTATGATGGTAAAGCAATAAAGTTTATTGATTATGATATTGATATTAAAGTATTTCCTGATGGATATACAAAAATATTGGATTTAAAAGAGTTTGGTCGTAACAAGATAAATTGAAATTATCCTGAAAATTTGCAAAATATTATTTGAAATGAAATTGAAAAATTAAAAATTCAAATTAAAGATAAAGATGATTTATTTCATGAAAAAACGGTATTAAATCATTGAAACAATTATCAAAATAATTTTAAATAA
- a CDS encoding lysophospholipid acyltransferase family protein — MNKWRVIITLPYLLQTLRKAKKMTKKVLRDPNSVSEEYRYKWLQKRARYFAWLYNVKVHPQGLENWVNNKGCVMIVNHQSNFDALLLLLINDFSKFAPLAFIAKQELQEHKIFKRFVQLIDVLFLDRNNPRQALEVFNDAKMLIRVPRTMVIFPEGTRSNSSTVQEFKPAAFRIAYQTYVPIIPVAIINSYEVFNKKYQGKKNIYLVIQKSLDPANFINITTDNLARNMQNNIQKVINNFNLKNKDEKK; from the coding sequence ATGAATAAATGAAGAGTAATAATTACATTGCCATATTTGCTGCAAACTTTAAGAAAAGCAAAAAAAATGACAAAGAAAGTGCTTCGTGATCCTAATTCAGTATCGGAAGAATATCGTTATAAATGATTGCAAAAGCGAGCGCGATATTTTGCATGGTTATATAATGTTAAAGTTCATCCCCAAGGATTAGAAAATTGAGTTAATAATAAGGGATGTGTGATGATTGTCAATCATCAATCAAATTTTGATGCTTTATTATTACTTTTAATTAATGATTTTAGTAAATTTGCTCCCTTAGCATTCATTGCTAAGCAAGAATTACAAGAACATAAAATATTTAAACGCTTTGTACAATTAATTGATGTTTTATTTTTAGATCGTAATAATCCAAGGCAAGCATTAGAAGTTTTTAATGATGCTAAAATGTTAATTCGTGTCCCACGAACAATGGTTATTTTTCCAGAAGGAACTAGAAGTAATAGTTCAACAGTACAAGAATTTAAGCCAGCAGCATTTAGAATTGCGTATCAAACATATGTTCCAATTATTCCGGTTGCTATTATTAATTCATATGAAGTTTTTAATAAAAAATATCAAGGAAAGAAAAATATTTATCTTGTGATTCAAAAATCATTAGACCCTGCTAATTTTATTAATATTACTACTGATAATTTAGCAAGAAATATGCAAAATAATATTCAAAAAGTCATTAATAATTTTAATTTAAAAAATAAGGATGAAAAAAAATAA
- a CDS encoding transposase family protein, protein MKFDKFNFINDKELLRLTGIKQSTFNKMLNILKEAELKKFKRGGKNNKLSLENRLLMTLSYWREYRTYFHLGKSFDISEASCYRNIKWIEDILIKHPDFQQLAGKKALINDYFNDKTIIIDATETPIQRPKKDKNNLIQEKRKNTLLKHKYVVYHRLMTSTRSF, encoded by the coding sequence ATGAAATTTGATAAATTTAATTTTATTAATGATAAAGAATTATTACGATTAACTGGAATAAAGCAAAGTACTTTTAATAAAATGTTAAATATTTTAAAAGAAGCTGAGTTAAAAAAGTTTAAAAGAGGTGGTAAAAATAATAAATTATCATTAGAAAATAGATTATTGATGACTTTATCATATTGACGAGAATATCGTACTTATTTTCATCTTGGTAAAAGTTTTGATATTAGTGAAGCTAGTTGTTATCGAAATATCAAGTGAATTGAAGATATTTTAATCAAACATCCTGATTTTCAACAACTTGCTGGTAAAAAAGCATTAATAAATGATTATTTTAATGATAAAACAATTATTATTGATGCTACAGAAACACCCATTCAACGTCCAAAAAAAGACAAAAACAATCTTATTCAGGAAAAAAGAAAAAACACACTATTAAAACACAAGTATGTAGTATACCACAGACTTATGACAAGTACAAGAAGTTTTTAA
- a CDS encoding ribosome-inactivating family protein, with product MKKLLSLLSLLTISSATMPMVVATAPYQKQETKLINNEINSLETNNLGILKRNKRNNGPYKIREKLILNWDKNNYKNSFNKIINELIKQNILNSIFETNSNNDNSIFEINHNAPNFIISVFIDDETTINLLFSADNLYLQGFSYGTTFYYFSDSTITSIDGQTSSNLQFNGNYNNLLPSSNPQITWENILDSFRVLDNYGQGRLSPNNPENKIKLLKAALFRIILVTAEALRFRSIYNLIITNIITNNQPIYWDPESYINQINIHSTVTNWQSVSNNIIDEINNIQTRFGITTQSINQQLYSLFSILPSDAISQHLLNSTVRVILGLVIRPALNCNRRRARNIDNDIKNQYCDAIKDYKEGYNLEDRKITVVKILDKNTKGGSLQAGDIYIGTTRGVYLYFKRGNEINIKKFDGLDFKITDIVLDNNGSAYIEKRNGSKVYHLNLQGWGHEEIDLNDLWQWNACSLPKPYQKKFNVKC from the coding sequence ATGAAAAAATTACTAAGTTTATTAAGTTTACTAACAATTAGTAGTGCAACAATGCCAATGGTCGTTGCCACAGCCCCTTATCAAAAACAAGAAACAAAATTAATAAATAATGAAATTAATTCTTTAGAAACAAATAATTTAGGAATTTTAAAAAGAAATAAAAGAAATAATGGGCCATATAAAATTAGAGAAAAATTAATTTTAAATTGAGATAAAAACAATTATAAAAATAGTTTTAATAAAATTATAAATGAGCTAATAAAACAAAATATTTTAAATAGTATTTTTGAAACTAATTCAAATAATGATAATTCAATATTTGAAATAAATCATAATGCACCTAATTTTATAATTTCTGTCTTTATTGATGATGAAACTACAATTAATTTACTTTTTAGTGCTGATAATTTATATTTACAGGGATTTAGTTATGGTACAACTTTTTATTATTTTTCAGATTCTACAATAACAAGTATTGATGGTCAAACTTCTTCGAATTTACAATTTAATGGCAACTATAACAATCTTCTTCCAAGCTCTAATCCACAAATTACTTGAGAAAATATTTTAGATTCTTTTCGTGTTTTAGATAATTATGGACAAGGAAGACTCTCTCCAAATAATCCAGAAAATAAAATTAAGTTATTAAAAGCTGCGTTATTTAGAATTATTTTAGTAACAGCGGAGGCTTTAAGATTTAGATCAATTTATAATTTAATTATTACTAATATTATTACTAATAATCAACCTATATATTGGGACCCCGAATCATACATTAATCAAATTAATATTCATAGTACTGTAACTAATTGACAAAGTGTAAGTAATAATATTATTGATGAAATTAATAATATTCAGACAAGATTTGGCATTACCACCCAGAGTATTAATCAACAACTTTATAGTTTATTTTCAATATTACCAAGCGATGCAATTTCCCAGCATCTTTTAAATAGTACTGTTAGAGTAATTCTTGGATTAGTTATTAGACCAGCCTTAAATTGTAATAGAAGAAGGGCAAGAAATATAGATAATGATATAAAAAATCAATATTGTGATGCGATTAAAGATTATAAAGAAGGTTATAATTTAGAAGATAGAAAAATAACTGTAGTTAAAATATTAGATAAAAATACAAAAGGAGGTTCATTACAAGCAGGAGATATTTATATTGGAACTACAAGAGGTGTATATCTTTATTTTAAAAGAGGAAATGAAATTAATATTAAAAAATTTGATGGTTTAGATTTTAAAATAACTGATATTGTATTAGATAATAATGGTAGTGCCTATATTGAAAAAAGAAATGGTTCAAAAGTATATCATTTAAATTTACAAGGTTGAGGCCACGAAGAAATTGATCTTAATGATTTATGACAGTGAAATGCATGTTCATTACCTAAACCGTATCAAAAAAAATTTAATGTTAAATGTTAA
- a CDS encoding dihydrofolate reductase codes for MVILVWAMDKNGVIGKDNKLLWCLNQELQYFKEITIGKTILMGRKTFDSLKVKPLSQRKTIVVSWNPNYKFNHPDVIVSNNLEGILKQYEHSCDDLYVCGGALIYQIAIPYANKLFVSLINDSYGGDTYFPEIDFHQFKETSKKQYDKFVGLIYERKVTNE; via the coding sequence ATGGTAATTTTAGTATGAGCAATGGATAAGAACGGTGTTATTGGTAAAGATAATAAATTGCTGTGGTGTTTAAATCAAGAATTACAATATTTTAAAGAAATTACCATCGGAAAAACAATTTTAATGGGAAGAAAAACTTTTGATAGTTTAAAAGTTAAACCTTTATCACAAAGAAAAACTATTGTTGTTAGTTGAAATCCTAATTATAAATTTAATCATCCTGATGTAATTGTAAGTAATAATTTAGAAGGTATTTTAAAGCAATATGAACATAGTTGTGATGACTTATATGTTTGTGGGGGTGCTTTGATTTATCAAATAGCAATTCCCTATGCCAACAAATTATTTGTTTCACTTATTAATGATTCATATGGAGGCGATACTTATTTTCCAGAAATTGATTTCCATCAATTTAAAGAAACTAGTAAGAAACAATATGATAAATTTGTTGGATTAATTTATGAAAGGAAAGTTACTAATGAATAA
- a CDS encoding transposase family protein, whose product MVGAKCYSYVPSLLLPIKKSKNNHLNPDKKEYNSFLSKVRIAIEHVFARLKKFKILVYRYRNKIRRFGLRFNLISGIYNFELS is encoded by the coding sequence TTGGTAGGTGCAAAATGTTATAGTTATGTACCAAGTCTATTATTGCCAATTAAAAAGAGTAAAAATAATCATTTAAATCCAGATAAAAAGGAATATAATAGCTTTTTAAGTAAAGTTAGAATTGCCATTGAACATGTTTTTGCTAGATTAAAAAAATTTAAAATACTAGTTTATCGTTATCGCAATAAGATTAGAAGATTTGGATTACGATTTAACTTAATTTCAGGAATATATAATTTTGAATTAAGCTAG